The Exiguobacterium acetylicum genome includes a window with the following:
- a CDS encoding FtsW/RodA/SpoVE family cell cycle protein, whose translation MNRFKSFTQRYDHTLLFLLACLMVISIIAIYTAQPSLKGAISAINFSAKQIQWYVIGFMALSVVIFIDYEQLKRFHWFLYGAGIVSLIGLVVLRNTPIVTEIKGAYGWYQFPVIGTVQPAEFMKFFLIVTLAAVITEHNARYVQHERDLLLLIKLVAVTALPLGLIIIQPDLGIGLILCVILACAMLLSGLNWKWLLTMFGLFAGAVIIFFYLFFFQNDLLATFFPGHAMNRIMAWLQPFEYADDLSYQLVQAINATGSGQMFGVGYGKLQVFVPELHTDFIFTTIASHYGFIGAAIVLIVLFLFVYRLIQIALETADPFGTYIVTGYVAMFTFQIFQNIGMTIGVLPITGLPLPFISYGGSTMIVNLVGLGLIMAIASQSRISMFDED comes from the coding sequence ATGAATCGATTCAAATCATTTACACAACGTTATGATCATACGTTGCTTTTTTTACTCGCCTGTCTGATGGTCATCAGTATCATCGCCATCTATACGGCTCAACCTTCGCTTAAGGGTGCCATCAGCGCCATCAACTTCTCTGCCAAACAAATTCAATGGTATGTCATCGGCTTCATGGCGCTATCCGTCGTCATTTTCATCGATTATGAACAGTTGAAGCGATTCCACTGGTTTTTATATGGAGCAGGTATCGTATCCTTGATCGGTCTTGTCGTTCTTCGAAACACACCAATCGTCACTGAAATCAAAGGGGCATACGGTTGGTATCAATTCCCGGTTATCGGTACGGTTCAACCGGCTGAGTTCATGAAGTTCTTTTTGATCGTGACGCTCGCTGCCGTCATTACCGAGCACAATGCGCGTTATGTTCAACATGAAAGAGATCTCTTGTTACTTATCAAGTTGGTCGCAGTTACAGCCTTGCCGCTCGGTCTTATCATCATTCAGCCCGATTTAGGGATCGGTTTGATTCTCTGCGTTATCCTCGCATGTGCGATGTTGTTATCAGGACTAAACTGGAAATGGCTTTTAACGATGTTCGGTCTGTTTGCTGGAGCTGTTATCATCTTCTTTTACCTGTTCTTTTTCCAAAACGATTTGCTCGCAACCTTTTTCCCAGGTCACGCGATGAACCGGATCATGGCTTGGTTGCAACCGTTCGAATATGCGGATGATCTGTCGTACCAGCTCGTCCAAGCAATCAACGCGACAGGTTCAGGTCAAATGTTTGGCGTTGGTTACGGGAAACTACAAGTGTTTGTTCCCGAATTGCATACAGACTTCATCTTTACGACGATTGCTTCACACTACGGTTTCATTGGAGCTGCCATCGTCTTGATCGTCTTGTTCCTTTTCGTCTATCGCTTGATTCAAATCGCACTTGAAACGGCTGATCCATTTGGCACCTATATCGTGACAGGATACGTCGCGATGTTTACGTTCCAAATCTTCCAAAACATCGGGATGACGATTGGTGTCTTACCGATCACAGGTCTTCCTCTACCGTTCATTAGTTATGGTGGATCAACGATGATCGTTAACCTCGTTGGTCTAGGATTAATCATGGCAATCGCTTCTCAGTCACGGATTTCCATGTTCGACGAAGATTAA
- a CDS encoding RluA family pseudouridine synthase produces MNGFQLQQTVSDLEDGWRVSHFCTTRLGISRKMLVSIKNHGDITSNGQHVNVHDVLRAGDQVHVFFPEETPAPDMVATEGDLDILFEDEWLLVVNKPPGMASIPSRLHPERSLSNYVLGYYRKQGIPYAIHIVNRLDRDTSGLVLFAKHGLAHHRMSLMQKSNELERHYLAYAPGHVPAQTIDQPIGQTDHSFMERMVRPDGQRAITHILNSRRVQAFGQEMSLLDIRLETGRTHQIRVHLAFLGHPLIGDTMYQGEPLLPRQALHSASASFLHPATGERVQFEAPLPEDLRIE; encoded by the coding sequence ATGAATGGATTTCAGCTACAACAGACGGTAAGCGATCTCGAAGATGGTTGGCGTGTCAGTCATTTTTGTACGACGCGTTTAGGGATCTCGCGAAAAATGTTAGTATCGATTAAAAATCACGGGGATATTACGAGCAACGGTCAACATGTCAATGTACATGATGTCTTGCGTGCAGGTGATCAAGTCCACGTATTTTTCCCGGAGGAGACGCCAGCACCCGATATGGTGGCGACAGAAGGGGATCTTGATATCCTCTTTGAAGATGAGTGGTTACTTGTCGTCAATAAACCGCCAGGCATGGCATCGATTCCGTCACGATTACATCCAGAACGTTCATTGTCGAATTATGTCCTTGGTTATTATCGGAAGCAAGGAATCCCATATGCGATTCATATCGTTAATCGACTTGATCGTGATACGAGTGGTCTCGTCTTATTCGCAAAACATGGATTAGCCCATCACCGGATGAGTCTCATGCAAAAATCGAATGAGTTAGAACGGCACTATTTAGCCTATGCACCTGGACATGTACCGGCACAAACGATTGATCAGCCAATCGGTCAAACCGATCATTCTTTCATGGAACGGATGGTACGACCCGATGGTCAGCGGGCCATCACGCATATTTTAAATAGCCGCCGGGTTCAAGCCTTTGGTCAAGAGATGTCGTTACTTGATATTCGACTAGAGACAGGACGGACACATCAAATTCGTGTCCATCTTGCGTTTCTTGGACATCCCTTGATTGGTGATACGATGTATCAGGGTGAACCGTTACTGCCGCGTCAGGCACTCCATAGCGCGTCAGCATCGTTTCTTCATCCTGCAACAGGAGAGCGTGTCCAATTTGAGGCACCGCTTCCTGAGGATCTCCGAATTGAATGA
- a CDS encoding NAD kinase, with protein sequence MRFAITARDDERSHALKQELEQALTDRGCVLDVSQPEIVVSIGGDGTMLQAFHSYLDQVETITLVGIHTGHLGFYADWRPEEMDELIDHIAKQDLATVQYPLLELSIDYADGSHNQLLALNECTIKSFNQTLVCDLSIRGDYFETFRGDGLCVSTPSGSTAYNKALGGAIVHPALEAIQITEMASINNRVYRTIGSPMLLPKHHDVEIRPVNPIDFQMTYDHYASIIHQNVTSIRCRVSDKKVKFARFRSFPFWQRVRESFLADERR encoded by the coding sequence ATGCGTTTTGCAATCACGGCTCGCGATGATGAGCGTTCACATGCGCTTAAACAAGAGCTCGAGCAGGCATTGACGGATCGGGGATGTGTCCTTGATGTTAGTCAACCGGAAATCGTCGTCTCGATTGGTGGAGACGGAACGATGTTACAGGCGTTTCATTCGTATCTAGATCAAGTGGAGACGATTACCCTTGTTGGAATTCATACGGGGCATCTCGGTTTTTATGCGGATTGGCGCCCGGAAGAGATGGATGAACTGATTGATCATATCGCGAAGCAGGATCTAGCGACGGTTCAATATCCGTTGCTTGAACTCTCGATTGATTATGCGGATGGTTCTCACAACCAATTATTAGCCTTGAATGAATGTACGATTAAGAGTTTTAACCAAACGCTCGTCTGCGATTTGTCGATTCGTGGTGACTACTTCGAGACGTTCCGTGGTGACGGATTGTGCGTATCGACACCATCAGGTTCGACAGCATACAATAAAGCACTTGGCGGAGCGATTGTCCATCCGGCGCTCGAAGCGATTCAAATTACTGAGATGGCCTCGATCAATAATCGTGTTTACCGGACGATCGGCTCACCGATGCTGTTACCGAAACATCATGATGTCGAAATTCGTCCCGTCAATCCGATTGATTTTCAAATGACTTATGACCATTATGCTTCGATTATTCATCAAAACGTGACGTCGATTCGGTGCCGAGTCTCAGATAAAAAAGTGAAATTTGCTCGTTTTCGTTCTTTCCCGTTCTGGCAACGGGTTCGGGAATCTTTCCTAGCAGACGAAAGACGTTAA